A portion of the Gossypium arboreum isolate Shixiya-1 chromosome 8, ASM2569848v2, whole genome shotgun sequence genome contains these proteins:
- the LOC108468978 gene encoding uncharacterized protein LOC108468978 — MMESQTLHPAFQPGWDLEDIRLAFFKCIRWQVEETLDPINCPFHYFCDSVYPGHYPQVVDILVLLLATASYLATLVIMLIDISRRGRPCLSQSKRLFLPSGPLSLPLILLALAKGSRINILYPFSCIAPAILQLVQISSLAFDNGVDKDPRYAFLEASTISGILHASVYLDSIILPYYTGIDALASSTFSGECLSCMCRKQVLVAGGKLISYRGLSVTTFCVMGGLCLRIICRLSTENKAKTLTIKSLLESLAWILITKDCVYLVANTPAEQPLLQAAAFGGILLLICLHGLKVLCIRITQSHR, encoded by the coding sequence ATGATGGAGAGCCAAACTCTACATCCAGCATTTCAACCGGGATGGGACCTGGAAGATATCCGCTTGGCCTTCTTCAAATGCATCCGATGGCAAGTAGAAGAAACTCTGGATCCAATCAACTGCCCCTTCCATTACTTTTGTGACAGCGTTTATCCCGGCCATTACCCGCAGGTCGTCGACATTCTCGTTCTTCTCCTCGCCACTGCTTCGTACCTTGCAACACTGGTCATCATGTTGATAGATATATCGAGAAGAGGGCGGCCTTGCTTGAGTCAGTCCAAGAGGTTGTTTCTGCCATCAGGTCCACTGTCACTCCCCTTAATCCTATTGGCATTAGCCAAGGGCTCACGTATCAACATCTTATACCCTTTCTCCTGCATTGCTCCGGCAATTCTTCAACTGGTTCAAATTTCGTCTCTTGCGTTCGACAATGGAGTGGATAAGGACCCTAGGTACGCATTCTTGGAAGCTTCCACCATTTCGGGGATTCTGCATGCGAGTGTATATCTGGATTCCATTATCCTTCCTTACTATACCGGTATTGATGCTCTGGCGTCGTCGACGTTTTCCGGTGAGTGCCTATCTTGCATGTGCCGTAAACAGGTTTTGGTTGCAGGGGGGAAGTTGATCTCTTACAGGGGATTATCAGTTACTACATTTTGTGTGATGGGAGGTTTGTGTTTAAGGATCATTTGCAGACTGTCAACGGAGAACAAAGCAAAAACCTTAACTATCAAGTCCCTGTTGGAGAGTTTAGCTTGGATCTTGATCACCAAAGATTGCGTTTATCTGGTGGCGAACACTCCGGCAGAACAACCGCTGCTTCAAGCTGCTGCTTTTGGTGGCATACTGCTATTAATTTGCCTTCATGGACTCAAGGTGTTATGCATTCGAATTACGCAATCGCACCGGTGA